DNA sequence from the Schistocerca americana isolate TAMUIC-IGC-003095 chromosome 2, iqSchAmer2.1, whole genome shotgun sequence genome:
GCACGACAATGAATGGAAGCTTGGAGAATCGCGAAGAACATCATTCAGAAATAAGGCTCCTGTGACAAGTGCCACTACAAAGGAACAGAAGCAAGAAGCTCCCTCTTCGTCTACCTCAACTGAAGCTCCTCAAGGAACAACTACAAACACTAAGAGCACTACACAGAACACAACACAGAATCTGAAGCCATCTCCACTAACCACTACCAATTTTTCCTCAAAGTATAATACCACCCAGCATACAACTGTAACACCTGCCAGCACACTGCTGACAACTACTGCTCAAGATAACAGTACAAGTTTCATTGAAGACTCTACAGAAGACAGCTTTATGGGATCAAGCCTTGTGCCAGATCTTATTACTGATCAGATTGAAATTACAACTGACACAGTTATTGTTACAAATACTCACATAACAACTACTGAAGGGACAACCAGTACAACAGCACAGCTACTGAAGGAGGATGTTTCAGAAACTATGCTTTTTCAAGATGCACAAGCAAAGCATAAGGAACAGCCACTGCCAGCACACAGACTTCGAGGAGTGTAAGTCATTTGTCTGAAAATCACAGTACTGAGATATAAAAACTCTACTGTATAAccaagttttaattttattattgtcgTACAATTAAGTAAATGTTACTTCACTATTGAAGTAGGGCTACTTCTTCTAATTTAATTCTGAATCTGTTTTTGGAAAAGGAAGTATATCAAGAGAGTTGCTGATATTCACTTCCAGAGTTTTTGTTGTGGAATTTATGTGCGAAGGAAAAAGTATTTTGCTCCTTAAAGCAGCAGAATTTTTACACACTGTAAAATATTGTACATACTTGTGGTATACACACTTACTGCAAGTTTCACAACTCCTGATATCTGACATGAACCTCAATCTGTTAATTTTCAGTCGTGgttcctcacaatctttttttCACTTGTAGCAAGAGGTATTTTATACTTAATGACTATCTCTGTTATGAAATCCAAGGATAccatatttttcatttcatttgattGAGTTTATTTTTATTCCTACTGTGTGGTGTGTCATCATTCCATTCCTTGCTGTTGAGTCGAGTGATGGAAACACTGTCATTGAGAGTTACATGCAAAACACTTGATGCAATTTGAGATACATTTTAAGTAAATACAGTAAGTTCAAAGACTTCTCAACTGTTTCATATCCTTAGAAAAAACAAGATTTGTCctacagtgcaaaaaaaaaaaaattatttgctgggaaCCAAATCCAGTGAATATGGTAGATGGACAAGAGTGTTAAAGTGAAAGTTGTGCAGTTTCTCTACAATCCAGAACTTAGAAAAGTTTATTGTGATGGAAAAAAACTTTCTTCTTCATAACATGAACTGCATGTTTCAGTGTGTTGAGTAATGAAATGTAATActccccaattacagttacatccTTACAGAGGACATACTTCAGGAATCCACATAATTGCAGCTGTGATACTTTCTGCTGGTGCAActgtttattttactttctttGGCGCACTGTTAGCACCCACTGCTTCGACTATTTTTGTCTCTGGCTTTTAACTATAAATCCACAGCGTATGTATCTTCAACTTACAGAGGACATCATTATATTGTTGGGTGTTTAGGTTTTTGAAGGCTCTGAGATCTCTTCATCTTTGGTGGCTGCATAGTCGCACTTAACTCAGCACCTCAGTTTCCAAATAACTGAAAATTCCGAAAATACTTTATTATAGGCCTTAACCCAGCAGAATGTGTGATTGTTTATATGTTCACcacaaacaagcaactgaccatGCATGTCTGGAACATCACAGTGCACATATAAACATTCAGATGTTTCTAATGTAGTGTTTTGTCCACATAGATACCATAGGTGAAAGCTTCTGGTATGATACTTGTATAACTATTTCAGTCGTTGTAGGCAAATGTGGGGCTTTCACCACCAGAGAGGTTTACGGGGATGTATAAATCCCTCGAGTATAGTTTTCCAACATAAtacatcagttttttttatttctttttaacttAAGCTTTTCGCGCCTTATCCTGAAAAATGAAACTCTGTGCCTGGAAATTTATCCCTGCACCAAACTGAGAAACTGCAGTATGCAAAGGTTTTTGTATTCTGTCATAGGCTATTTTGTAATGGCAGGTTGGAAGAGGGGAACGATGGAGTGAGGTGGCGGGCAAGGAAAGATTAAGAGTAGTCAGACAGCTGAGTAAACACTTGTTGTTCGTGGTTGTGCCCTACAAAGTGCTATACTTTAGTGGTATAACGTTTATGGAATTTTCAGAAAGAATTATCTGTGTTTGGAATAGGTGTTTATCGTTCAAAACTACTGCCAGGCATGTGAATTTCATGTGTGTCACAAAACTGCTTATGTATATTCActggaaaaagttcaaaaaatgagtGCATTTTACTGTATACCATCACAATCACGAATATTTTATGACTTGGCTGAGGCTTtttactgtttgaaatattttatctttgtacaaaatttaaaatagTATGGGGTAGTAGACTCAGCAGGTTCATGGTATTTACCTTACCTACATGATAAAGAAGTAAACATTACATTGGTTTTAGTTCTAGGAAATCCTGCAGTGACTGAAACTGACTTGCTTCATGTATATTGATAGGAATTATGTTATTTCATGGCTTTTCTTGCTACATTGATATGATCATATCATTGAGTCTTGTACAGATCCTCAGGAGTGTTATTCATGCATTCTGGAATGTccattataattttgttaattgtACCAAGCAAGCTGGTTTGTTGATTTCCAGATGTTTTGCTGGAAAAAGTGAAGTGAAAAAGGTGGCACACACGTTACTTCCTTTAGTTGAGTATGGACTCAAAAATTTCTTCACTACAATTTCACTAAGATTTAGAGTCTTTATTGACAATTATCGTGTACTTCTGCTCATACTTGTCAGGTTTTGAAGCTGTGAAGTGACACATACACTGGGAGAGGAGCAACTGCTCACTGACACAAATATGTAGGCTAGAAATGTATGTGCTTTGAAAGTTTGCTATGAATCCCTCCCTTGCATCTGCAATGAGAGCAAACTTGTCACCTTTTAGTCACTCCAACCTCACTGAACTCGAATCAAACCTGAGGAACCTCATGATTACTCTAAAGCGATTATGTGATATTGCAGATTAATAAAATTGTATTCCCCATTTCTGTTCCTTTGAATTCAGTGGCATCCATAATATACAGAGTTGTACGAAATGCGTCTAACTCTTATAACTGTAATGAACATTGTTCACCTCCCAGCACACTACATGCCTCTGTTATAAGTGAAATTTTAAATGTCCTATGAGGTTTCAGGATTGCAgctggatcatgttgacttctttccGCAGTATTATGACTGGCAACCGttcaaccatcttcaggtgagtgtccaccACTGCAGACTGCCAGTTCATGGCATTGGCTTTGTACCAAAAACTGGCTCAGAAACTCATGTGCATTGGTGGCTGTCACCGGAATGTCGTCTGTCAAAATCTATGCCCTCTGCAAAgactgttccatctgtggcacgCAAGCACGTGCATAAAGGTGAAACCACATATCTGCCTTCTGTTGGAATGTGCACTTGTCACTAAAAACAAATGTGAGATATCTCTTTAGAATAAAATGctttctctcagaagaaattaaagagataacCGGGTCCCAAGCCTTTTCCAGTTTAAAGCTGCCATCATAATTTATAAGGTTTTGAGGTAGACATATTTCTGCACATTCTttgattactgaatcccaaaaggaTCTTGTTGGGGCCAAGATTTTTGTAGCAGGGTAGTCCACAGAATGTCCAATGGTAATACAATGATCAGCTATGGCTGAATTACTGGGCTGTGGAAGTAGAGTGTGGCACTCATGTCCAATGCACCTTTCATGTACTGTGTGTATCGTCTGACCTAAAGACGCTTTGCCACACTGGCCAGAAATTTTGTAAATCTCGGTCTTTGCAGACAGAGATCGCACTTTACTGAACCGATAAGGGCACTAATCTTTGCTGGTGCCTGTaagattactttaacttgatgtttccttaggattctgcctaGTTTAGACAAGAGGTTGCTGATGTATGGAAAAACGCCCTGGACTTAAACAGCTCCTTATCTCCTTGATGTTGTGGGTGGTCATGTTTCTTCCTCCTTAGTGCTGCACTAAGAGTGTGGAGAGTAACCATTGCCTTGAACACCAACTGTAGATGGTCTAGCTCCTTTGAAAGTGTAtctccatcagaaacaacatgaGCCCAGTGCACCAATGTTCTAAGGATGCCAGTAGTTcatgaagggtgatggcagcttgacatTTGAAGCCATCACCCTTCACAAACTTCTGGCTAGTTAGACCTTTGGTGCACCTGGCTCATGTTGTTTCTGATGGGgacagccttacaaaggagctAGAACAATTACAGTTGATGTTCAAAGGTAATGGTTACTCTCTGCATCAAATTAGTGCAATGTTAAGGAGGAAGAAACATGATCACTCACATCATCAAGAAGATAAGGAGCTGTTCAGGTCcagggcgttccttccatacgtTGGCAACTTTTTGTCTAAACTAGACAGGAAACATAAAGTTAGTTATATTCCTGCCATAGGCAAAGATTAGTGCCCTTCTCGGTTCAGTAAAGAATGATTTGGGTCATCGGAAGGCCGGGATTTACAAAATGCCTTGCCAGTGTGGTAAGGCATACATAGGTCAGATGATAAGCAAAGTacatgaaaggtgcgttgaacTTGAGCACCACACTTGCCTTTTGTAGCCCAGTAACTGGCCATAGCTGAGCATTGTGTTACCTCTGCACACTCTATGGCTTATTCTGCCACAAATGTCTTGGCCCTGGTGAGAtccttttgggattcagtaatttaAGAATGTGTGAAAATACGTCCATCACAAATCTTATAAATTGTGATGGTggctttcaactggacaaggcttggaACTTGGttctctctttaatttcttctgagagaaagCATTTTATTCATAAAGACACATCTGGTGACATCTGACAATTGTTTTTAGCGATGCAAGTGTGCATTCTGCCAGAGGGCAGACATGCAGTCTCAACTTTACGTATGTGCCTGCGAACCACAGATGGAACAGTTACTTGTGAGGGTGTGGATTTCGATACAGGGCGCTCTGGTGATGGCTACCAATGCTCATGCATTTCTCTGCCAATTTTTGCTGTAAAGCCAATGCCGTGAACTAACAGTCTCCTTCAACAATCAAAGAAGCTTATAATGCAGAGCATCATAGCTAATCAAGCCTTGAAACTAATATGAACCTACTTCTTGATGAAGGCAAGATTACGAAAGCTAACCAGTACTTCAAACACAAACAGAGGAATCCTACCCTCATGTAAGGTAAAAAGGATTCTCTCACTATTATGCAGTAGCAGTCCCCCAGTGACAGTCACTCAACTTAAGATGGCTGGACAGTTGCCAGAAGAAATATTGTAgccagaagtcaacatgatccagcTGCAATCATGAAACCTCATAGAACATTAAGTATATAAGGAAACTTCAAGAGTCACAATTTTGAATGTATTTGAGAATAAGTTCATCAATAAACAAATACCAAGCACTTGAGGAAAGAATCATGATAAAACCAGAATTCTCCCAAAGAACACATTGCTGTTAGTGCCTTCCAGGACTTCTAATTTTGGTAGGAACTACACCCCACTTTTGCAGTGCCtgagttattctgaattacgatgcattgTTCCTTTGGAGGTGTGTGCATGTGCGAAGGAAAAGTTATCATggtgactacagctgttatgaaattaaatacattaaatgtattcacaattgtgaatgtGGACAACAATCAGCTATGTAAtgcaatgacaatgaaaatttttgctggagCAGAcacaaacccagatttcccacttgttgtgagcggtcaccttaccatttggctatcagaGCACAACtcgtggccagacccaaacttccaaatgtcatcAATCATATGTCTGCAACCTGTACTCGTatgtccattatgtatattcctgtgcaggggagacattttacttgaaagttgcgagacattttacttgaaagttgcgagacattttacttgaaagttgctcGCCCAGTGTTGGCgaataaataagatattgcagtgcctatggcattctgaattacgatgcaatgttcctttggacatggttgacgacatttggAAGCTTGGATATGGCTGTGTGTCATGCTGGATAGCGAAATGGTAAGGTGATTGCttgcaataagcaggaaatccaggttagAGTCCCGATCCGATAAAAATTTTCGTTGtcctcattccattacacagctgatggttgtccatatttacaACAGAGAATACATTTAAAGTACCTCCCACTTTGTTCTGTCAGGAGATTCTACCCCTATACTGACAGTCATATTATTGAGGAAGCTGTCAAAGATGTTGCATGTAGTTTCACACCTGTATTTCAGGAGCAGATGCAAGGAAGGCTACAAACAGTGTGTAATAATCGGCCGTGTTTAGTTTATTTAGTGGAACAAAAAATTGTATCAGCGGGTTTATAATTTTTTCTCAAAAACTACATATTTGTTAGTGTAGACTATTATTCCAAAATGAACTAGGATAAGAAATATTAAGTCACAAACCATTGTCCACCTAGTATAACAATAAGATGAGGGAAAGTGGCTGAAATTTTAATATGGgaaaaatttcctgtaggcagtttcagTCTCAAATTCATGAAACTTATTTAAAATACATACTGTTTGAACTCCCTAAGGCAGTTCATTGTGTAATAAATCATAACTTGCTCTCTTTTGCATTACAGGAATGCTTGTCCTGTGAAAGAAGAAGTTGTAGCACCTTTTTGGGCTAACAACACCCGTGGGGAAGTCCTTGCTTTATTGAATTTGTATCCATTTGAGCAATATGTTCACTGGGAAAAATGCACGTGAGTATCTCTGAGAAAATGAAAGGGTTTTTGATTACATTTTATCCATTATTTATGAATGTTTATCAACTTTCTTCTTTTATAATTACTCTTTCTGTATGTTTCCATAATGACACAATAGTGATTGTTTAAATACATTACATTACAGTATTGACTGATATTTAAATACATTACATTTTGTGCTTTCTGTGCTAACTGAAAGGTCAAATGATTAGCGAAAAGATTTGTCTGAAAGTAATAAATAacacagattagagaaacatttgatgcacctCTAAAGGATGCTCAAAATAATGTGCAGAAAATGAGGTCCTattgggcaatggccttgccgcagtgggtacaccagtTCCGGTCAGATCACCAAAGTCGAGCACTGTCGgacatggccggcacttggatgggtgaccatcctggccgccacgtgctgttgccgtttttcggggtgcactcagcctcgtgatgccaattgaggagctactcagctGAATAGTAGTGGctacagtcaaagaaaaccatcataatgaccgggagagcggtgtgctgaccacacgcccctgctatctgcatcctcagctgaggatgacacagcggtctgatggtcctgatgggccacttgtggcgtgAAGACAGAGTGAGATGAGGTCCTATTGAGAATTTAAAGTCCAATGTTTAGCTTAGAATCTTTGAATGTGAGAGTGTActagagaatatttgtctgtttgATTATGTAAAATGTGCAGTCTAATTTGCTGTATGTGATtttgatcaccattcaaaggtgcATCTAACGTTTCTATAgcttgttttatttcttatttttagacaaatcatttcacaaaatatttcatcattttgatttcaaatattttttattgtattattgtACTGTACTGAACTGCAGCCAAAGGAAGTATGACGAAGGTGTTAAAtcctgcactgatgagccaaaatattgtgtCCACTGCCCACGGGGAGACTGTATGCTGTGTGGTGGCATTGTGGGAAGATGACATAGTAAGGAAAGTATAAACGTGGATCATAGATGCATGGGAAATGATTCTAGTTACAATACAGGCTGCAAAAAGGGGAAATCCACTGACCTATGCAACATAGTGCAGACTGTTATTGGCTGATGCCTGTGAACAAGCATCTTGGTAACTGAGAAGCTGGTTGGCTGTTCAGTGGTACTGGTAGTGAGCACTATGCAAAACAGTGACGAATAGTGAAGCCACAGGTAGGCAATGAGGTGGTGGATGTCTGTGCCTCATCGGAGAATGTAGAGGCTGGAGCCTAGCAAACAGGATAGGAGGAAATATGATGACAGAGCAATGCTGATGCAGGCACAGGTGTATCAGATTACACTGTTCAGTGCATGTTGTTGAACATGTGGCTCCATGGCAGATGACCCCTGTGTGTTCCTATGTTTacacaaaaattttgtcaaaattgcAATTGGCATAGGACAATAGActttggactgtggatcaatggaaacatgtcatctGGCCAGATGAATCAAGTTCTTCATGTTGACTGTCATGTCCAAATACGCCGCAATCCAGGAAAACTGCTGTATGAAACATGCATCATGCCAAGGTTGTAGGCCAGTAAGaagggggcagtattatgctgcaAGTTAACGTTCGCCTGAGCTTCCATGGGATGTGGGGAAGTaattgaaggcaccatgacagttaTGGACTGTGTAAACACTGTGCAGGCCACATTTATCCCCTTTTTCCTGATGTCTTCTCCAAGAGTGATGGCATTTTCTTGTAGGATAACTGTCTGTCACTTGGCTAGAGCCATGCTACACTGGATTGAAGAACATGATAATGAACTCATGCTGGTGTCTTACCCGCCACATCTGCCTGATCTGAACCTATTGAAA
Encoded proteins:
- the LOC124595275 gene encoding protein spaetzle 4-like isoform X1, encoding MKHSLVIILSCIHILHAYDGYSSCAKPYRTSKSHEPPCDFQKQSWCTVPGSAYPWHAVRRFVQENHGLMRRMYGEERHISVLRAEIVSNDVNYMHDNEWKLGESRRTSFRNKAPVTSATTKEQKQEAPSSSTSTEAPQGTTTNTKSTTQNTTQNLKPSPLTTTNFSSKYNTTQHTTVTPASTLLTTTAQDNSTSFIEDSTEDSFMGSSLVPDLITDQIEITTDTVIVTNTHITTTEGTTSTTAQLLKEDVSETMLFQDAQAKHKEQPLPAHRLRGVNACPVKEEVVAPFWANNTRGEVLALLNLYPFEQYVHWEKCTYELKQMYCREGCRCEQQYRLHRLLAYDPNNECRGIFSDWFKFPSCCVCRCYDLPPEFQMTSRSPRTQPSVSNSLGQPPTHWYKKESD
- the LOC124595275 gene encoding protein spaetzle 4-like isoform X2 — its product is MAAHGLLLIILSCIHILHAYDGYSSCAKPYRTSKSHEPPCDFQKQSWCTVPGSAYPWHAVRRFVQENHGLMRRMYGEERHISVLRAEIVSNDVNYMHDNEWKLGESRRTSFRNKAPVTSATTKEQKQEAPSSSTSTEAPQGTTTNTKSTTQNTTQNLKPSPLTTTNFSSKYNTTQHTTVTPASTLLTTTAQDNSTSFIEDSTEDSFMGSSLVPDLITDQIEITTDTVIVTNTHITTTEGTTSTTAQLLKEDVSETMLFQDAQAKHKEQPLPAHRLRGVNACPVKEEVVAPFWANNTRGEVLALLNLYPFEQYVHWEKCTYELKQMYCREGCRCEQQYRLHRLLAYDPNNECRGIFSDWFKFPSCCVCRCYDLPPEFQMTSRSPRTQPSVSNSLGQPPTHWYKKESD
- the LOC124595275 gene encoding protein spaetzle 4-like isoform X3 — its product is MRRMYGEERHISVLRAEIVSNDVNYMHDNEWKLGESRRTSFRNKAPVTSATTKEQKQEAPSSSTSTEAPQGTTTNTKSTTQNTTQNLKPSPLTTTNFSSKYNTTQHTTVTPASTLLTTTAQDNSTSFIEDSTEDSFMGSSLVPDLITDQIEITTDTVIVTNTHITTTEGTTSTTAQLLKEDVSETMLFQDAQAKHKEQPLPAHRLRGVNACPVKEEVVAPFWANNTRGEVLALLNLYPFEQYVHWEKCTYELKQMYCREGCRCEQQYRLHRLLAYDPNNECRGIFSDWFKFPSCCVCRCYDLPPEFQMTSRSPRTQPSVSNSLGQPPTHWYKKESD